The Megalopta genalis isolate 19385.01 chromosome 12, iyMegGena1_principal, whole genome shotgun sequence genome window below encodes:
- the unk gene encoding RING finger protein unk isoform X3 produces MKSDSKPLLTAQAEKANHYTYLKEFRVEQCPLFIQRKCTQHRPFTCFNWHFMNQRRRRPVRKRDRTFNYSADNYCTKYDETTGICPDGDECPFLHRTAGDTERRYHLRYYKTCMCVHDTDTRGFCVKNGPHCAFAHGNHDLRPPVYDIKEIQALENPDSDPNSSSNGPNILDKERNLMNEDPKWQDTNYVLSNYKTEPCKRPPRLCRQGYACPQYHNSKDKRRSPRKYKYRSTPCPNVKHGEEWGEPGNCEQGDACTYCHTRTEQQFHPEIYKSTKCNDVQQAGYCPRGVFCAFAHVDRECTLINQMSLARDMAVPIDCGTNLADILSNALPPDKRSHEKDKPLSDSSNGSGEVSESASTSSIGSNSSHSKAPGAQLHNSNSNTAVNTSNQHKLSILYNPSSLLQVGEIRKQMVAIDSDPLLTKAEKAQQKQSLYIAYSLNGTLGSHSLATTVSPLSSSFYPNDTVESVVGNALDELHLDDPLNLVESIHRDTNSPISNSISAGLASSGLLGSSAPVNIPGMADRSFPTNFSPSTSSPLQQLHSASFLTGSRFSHQDSMESTMPFMNQVSDPFSNHISQLSSSASKLSGFNSSLFDFTNQGMSPSRTQPLPASPLVNAFSISPSNTGSLSEVQRLREELTSSRAQLATWEERINQARAACAAWQLETEEATSRARIAEQQRDEALLKVKALTAENEASSGGGPYLHTLRRTSELRTLSIAALKTIQSQLRSDLEEVEKVLYRETATKCMVCEEQNRTVTLSPCNHYVVCSTCAPNQRECPYCQTPVVSTS; encoded by the exons ATGAAGTCCGACTCTAAACCTTTGTTGACAGCTCAGGCGGAAAAGGCGAATCATTACAC ATACTTGAAGGAATTTCGCGTCGAACAATGTCCCCTCTTTATACAGCGCAAATGCACACAACACCGACCCTTCACGTGCTTCAACTGGCACTTTATGAACCAGCGGAGGCGCAGACCGGTGAGAAAGAGGGACCGCACCTTCAACTATAGCGCCGATAATTATTGCACCAAGTACGACGAGACCACCGGCATATGTCCAGATGGAGACGA ATGTCCATTTCTTCACCGCACCGCTGGAGACACAGAAAGACGTTATCATCTTCGTTATTACAAGACTTGCATGTGTGTCCATGATACGGACACACGTGGATTCTGTGTCAAGAATGGACCTCATTGTGCCTTTGCACATGGCAATCATGATCTTCGTCCACCTGTCTATGACATCAAAGAAATACAGGCGCTGGAAAATCCTGATTCAGATCCCAATTCGTCATCGAATGGACCAAATATATTGGATAAAGAAAGGAATTTAATGAACGAAGATCCCAAGTGGCAGGATACAAACTATGTACTCAGTAACTATAAAACAGAACCATGCAAACGTCCACCGAGACTTTGTCGTCAGGGTTATGCTTGTCCGCAATATCACAATAGCAAAGATAAAAGACGTAGTCCgcgtaaatataaatatcg GTCTACACCGTGTCCGAATGTAAAACACGGAGAGGAATGGGGTGAACCAGGAAATTGCGAACAGGGAGACGCTTGTACGTACTGTCATACGCGTACGGAACAGCAGTTTCATCCTGAAATATACAAATCTACAAAATGCAATGATGTACAGCAGGCTGGTTATTGTCCACGCGGAGTCTTTTGTGCATTCGCACATGTCGACCGTGAGTGTACCCTCATAAATC AAATGAGCCTGGCGAGGGACATGGCGGTACCTATAGATTGTGGCACCAATCTGGCAGATATTCTCAGTAACGCGCTTCCACCTGACAAGCGCAGTCATGAAAAAGATAAACCACTTAGCGATAGCAGT AATGGAAGCGGTGAAGTATCAGAGTCAGCAAGTACCAGTAGCATTGGTAGCAACAGTTCACACAGTAAAGCTCCTGGTGCTCAACTTCATAATTCGAATTCCAATACTGCTGTAAATACTTCGAATCAACATAAGTTAAGCATACTGTACAATCCTAGTTCACTCCTCCAGGTT GGCGAAATTCGTAAACAAATGGTTGCTATAGATAGCGATCCCTTATTAACAAAAGCTGAGAAGGCTCAGCAAAAACAAAGTTTGTACATTGCTTATAGTTTAAATGGAACCTTGGGCAGTCATTCGTTAGCAACTACCGTATCACCACTTTCAAGTTCATTTTATCCAAATGATACCGTTGAATCTGTAGTAG GGAATGCATTAGACGAGTTGCATTTAGATGATCCTTTAAATTTAGTTGAATCAATTCATAGGGATACTAATTCACCAATTAGCAATTCAATATCAGCAGGCCTAGCAAGTTCTGGATTATTGGGGAGCTCGGCTCCAGTTAATATTCCTGGAATGGCTGATCGTTCGTTTCCTACCAATTTTTCACCGTCTACATCCAGCCCACTTCAGCAATTACATTCAGCAAGTTTTCTTACTGGGTCCAGGTTTTCTCATCAAGATTCTATGGAATCG ACTATGCCATTTATGAATCAAGTATCAGATCCATTTAGCAATCATATCTCACAACTTAGCAGTTCAGCTTCTAAACTTAGTGGATTTAATAGTAGCTTATTTGATTTTACGAATCAAGGAATGTCTCCATCTCGTACACAACCTCTCCCAGCATCTCCGTTGGTCAATGCATTTTCCATCAGTCCTAGTAATACAGGATCTTTGTCCGAG GTACAAAGGCTTAGAGAAGAATTAACATCGAGCCGCGCTCAATTAGCAACATGGGAGGAACGAATTAACCAAGCTAGAGCAGCTTGCGCCGCCTGGCAATTAGAAACCGAGGAAGCTACAAGTAGAGCAAGAATCGCTGAACAGCAGAGAGATGAA GCcctattgaaagtgaaagcttTGACGGCAGAGAACGAAGCATCCAGCGGTGGTGGCCCTTACCTTCATACATTGAGAAGAACAAGTGAACTTAGAACATTGTCGATAGCTGCGTTAAAGACGATTCAATCGCAACTCCGTTCGGATCTCGAAGAGGTGGAAAAG GTGCTGTACAGAGAAACGGCAACAAAGTGCATGGTTTGTGAGGAACAAAATCGCACTGTTACCCTCTCACCCTGTAACCACTACGTGGTCTGCTCGACGTGCGCTCCAAATCAACGAGAGTGCCCGTACTGCCAGACTCCGGTTGTCTCCACAAGTTAG
- the unk gene encoding RING finger protein unk isoform X7, with protein MKSDSKPLLTAQAEKANHYTYLKEFRVEQCPLFIQRKCTQHRPFTCFNWHFMNQRRRRPVRKRDRTFNYSADNYCTKYDETTGICPDGDECPFLHRTAGDTERRYHLRYYKTCMCVHDTDTRGFCVKNGPHCAFAHGNHDLRPPVYDIKEIQALENPDSDPNSSSNGPNILDKERNLMNEDPKWQDTNYVLSNYKTEPCKRPPRLCRQGYACPQYHNSKDKRRSPRKYKYRSTPCPNVKHGEEWGEPGNCEQGDACTYCHTRTEQQFHPEIYKSTKCNDVQQAGYCPRGVFCAFAHVDRECTLINLLPTEEMSLARDMAVPIDCGTNLADILSNALPPDKRSHEKDKPLSDSSNGSGEVSESASTSSIGSNSSHSKAPGAQLHNSNSNTAVNTSNQHKLSILYNPSSLLQVGEIRKQMVAIDSDPLLTKAEKAQQKQSLYIAYSLNGTLGSHSLATTVSPLSSSFYPNDTVESVVGNALDELHLDDPLNLVESIHRDTNSPISNSISAGLASSGLLGSSAPVNIPGMADRSFPTNFSPSTSSPLQQLHSASFLTGSRFSHQDSMESVQRLREELTSSRAQLATWEERINQARAACAAWQLETEEATSRARIAEQQRDEALLKVKALTAENEASSGGGPYLHTLRRTSELRTLSIAALKTIQSQLRSDLEEVEKVLYRETATKCMVCEEQNRTVTLSPCNHYVVCSTCAPNQRECPYCQTPVVSTS; from the exons ATGAAGTCCGACTCTAAACCTTTGTTGACAGCTCAGGCGGAAAAGGCGAATCATTACAC ATACTTGAAGGAATTTCGCGTCGAACAATGTCCCCTCTTTATACAGCGCAAATGCACACAACACCGACCCTTCACGTGCTTCAACTGGCACTTTATGAACCAGCGGAGGCGCAGACCGGTGAGAAAGAGGGACCGCACCTTCAACTATAGCGCCGATAATTATTGCACCAAGTACGACGAGACCACCGGCATATGTCCAGATGGAGACGA ATGTCCATTTCTTCACCGCACCGCTGGAGACACAGAAAGACGTTATCATCTTCGTTATTACAAGACTTGCATGTGTGTCCATGATACGGACACACGTGGATTCTGTGTCAAGAATGGACCTCATTGTGCCTTTGCACATGGCAATCATGATCTTCGTCCACCTGTCTATGACATCAAAGAAATACAGGCGCTGGAAAATCCTGATTCAGATCCCAATTCGTCATCGAATGGACCAAATATATTGGATAAAGAAAGGAATTTAATGAACGAAGATCCCAAGTGGCAGGATACAAACTATGTACTCAGTAACTATAAAACAGAACCATGCAAACGTCCACCGAGACTTTGTCGTCAGGGTTATGCTTGTCCGCAATATCACAATAGCAAAGATAAAAGACGTAGTCCgcgtaaatataaatatcg GTCTACACCGTGTCCGAATGTAAAACACGGAGAGGAATGGGGTGAACCAGGAAATTGCGAACAGGGAGACGCTTGTACGTACTGTCATACGCGTACGGAACAGCAGTTTCATCCTGAAATATACAAATCTACAAAATGCAATGATGTACAGCAGGCTGGTTATTGTCCACGCGGAGTCTTTTGTGCATTCGCACATGTCGACCGTGAGTGTACCCTCATAAATC TGTTGCCAACAGAAGAAATGAGCCTGGCGAGGGACATGGCGGTACCTATAGATTGTGGCACCAATCTGGCAGATATTCTCAGTAACGCGCTTCCACCTGACAAGCGCAGTCATGAAAAAGATAAACCACTTAGCGATAGCAGT AATGGAAGCGGTGAAGTATCAGAGTCAGCAAGTACCAGTAGCATTGGTAGCAACAGTTCACACAGTAAAGCTCCTGGTGCTCAACTTCATAATTCGAATTCCAATACTGCTGTAAATACTTCGAATCAACATAAGTTAAGCATACTGTACAATCCTAGTTCACTCCTCCAGGTT GGCGAAATTCGTAAACAAATGGTTGCTATAGATAGCGATCCCTTATTAACAAAAGCTGAGAAGGCTCAGCAAAAACAAAGTTTGTACATTGCTTATAGTTTAAATGGAACCTTGGGCAGTCATTCGTTAGCAACTACCGTATCACCACTTTCAAGTTCATTTTATCCAAATGATACCGTTGAATCTGTAGTAG GGAATGCATTAGACGAGTTGCATTTAGATGATCCTTTAAATTTAGTTGAATCAATTCATAGGGATACTAATTCACCAATTAGCAATTCAATATCAGCAGGCCTAGCAAGTTCTGGATTATTGGGGAGCTCGGCTCCAGTTAATATTCCTGGAATGGCTGATCGTTCGTTTCCTACCAATTTTTCACCGTCTACATCCAGCCCACTTCAGCAATTACATTCAGCAAGTTTTCTTACTGGGTCCAGGTTTTCTCATCAAGATTCTATGGAATCG GTACAAAGGCTTAGAGAAGAATTAACATCGAGCCGCGCTCAATTAGCAACATGGGAGGAACGAATTAACCAAGCTAGAGCAGCTTGCGCCGCCTGGCAATTAGAAACCGAGGAAGCTACAAGTAGAGCAAGAATCGCTGAACAGCAGAGAGATGAA GCcctattgaaagtgaaagcttTGACGGCAGAGAACGAAGCATCCAGCGGTGGTGGCCCTTACCTTCATACATTGAGAAGAACAAGTGAACTTAGAACATTGTCGATAGCTGCGTTAAAGACGATTCAATCGCAACTCCGTTCGGATCTCGAAGAGGTGGAAAAG GTGCTGTACAGAGAAACGGCAACAAAGTGCATGGTTTGTGAGGAACAAAATCGCACTGTTACCCTCTCACCCTGTAACCACTACGTGGTCTGCTCGACGTGCGCTCCAAATCAACGAGAGTGCCCGTACTGCCAGACTCCGGTTGTCTCCACAAGTTAG
- the unk gene encoding RING finger protein unk isoform X4, with product MKSDSKPLLTAQAEKANHYTYLKEFRVEQCPLFIQRKCTQHRPFTCFNWHFMNQRRRRPVRKRDRTFNYSADNYCTKYDETTGICPDGDECPFLHRTAGDTERRYHLRYYKTCMCVHDTDTRGFCVKNGPHCAFAHGNHDLRPPVYDIKEIQALENPDSDPNSSSNGPNILDKERNLMNEDPKWQDTNYVLSNYKTEPCKRPPRLCRQGYACPQYHNSKDKRRSPRKYKYRSTPCPNVKHGEEWGEPGNCEQGDACTYCHTRTEQQFHPEIYKSTKCNDVQQAGYCPRGVFCAFAHVDQEMSLARDMAVPIDCGTNLADILSNALPPDKRSHEKDKPLSDSSNGSGEVSESASTSSIGSNSSHSKAPGAQLHNSNSNTAVNTSNQHKLSILYNPSSLLQVGEIRKQMVAIDSDPLLTKAEKAQQKQSLYIAYSLNGTLGSHSLATTVSPLSSSFYPNDTVESVVGNALDELHLDDPLNLVESIHRDTNSPISNSISAGLASSGLLGSSAPVNIPGMADRSFPTNFSPSTSSPLQQLHSASFLTGSRFSHQDSMESTMPFMNQVSDPFSNHISQLSSSASKLSGFNSSLFDFTNQGMSPSRTQPLPASPLVNAFSISPSNTGSLSEVQRLREELTSSRAQLATWEERINQARAACAAWQLETEEATSRARIAEQQRDEALLKVKALTAENEASSGGGPYLHTLRRTSELRTLSIAALKTIQSQLRSDLEEVEKVLYRETATKCMVCEEQNRTVTLSPCNHYVVCSTCAPNQRECPYCQTPVVSTS from the exons ATGAAGTCCGACTCTAAACCTTTGTTGACAGCTCAGGCGGAAAAGGCGAATCATTACAC ATACTTGAAGGAATTTCGCGTCGAACAATGTCCCCTCTTTATACAGCGCAAATGCACACAACACCGACCCTTCACGTGCTTCAACTGGCACTTTATGAACCAGCGGAGGCGCAGACCGGTGAGAAAGAGGGACCGCACCTTCAACTATAGCGCCGATAATTATTGCACCAAGTACGACGAGACCACCGGCATATGTCCAGATGGAGACGA ATGTCCATTTCTTCACCGCACCGCTGGAGACACAGAAAGACGTTATCATCTTCGTTATTACAAGACTTGCATGTGTGTCCATGATACGGACACACGTGGATTCTGTGTCAAGAATGGACCTCATTGTGCCTTTGCACATGGCAATCATGATCTTCGTCCACCTGTCTATGACATCAAAGAAATACAGGCGCTGGAAAATCCTGATTCAGATCCCAATTCGTCATCGAATGGACCAAATATATTGGATAAAGAAAGGAATTTAATGAACGAAGATCCCAAGTGGCAGGATACAAACTATGTACTCAGTAACTATAAAACAGAACCATGCAAACGTCCACCGAGACTTTGTCGTCAGGGTTATGCTTGTCCGCAATATCACAATAGCAAAGATAAAAGACGTAGTCCgcgtaaatataaatatcg GTCTACACCGTGTCCGAATGTAAAACACGGAGAGGAATGGGGTGAACCAGGAAATTGCGAACAGGGAGACGCTTGTACGTACTGTCATACGCGTACGGAACAGCAGTTTCATCCTGAAATATACAAATCTACAAAATGCAATGATGTACAGCAGGCTGGTTATTGTCCACGCGGAGTCTTTTGTGCATTCGCACATGTCGACC AAGAAATGAGCCTGGCGAGGGACATGGCGGTACCTATAGATTGTGGCACCAATCTGGCAGATATTCTCAGTAACGCGCTTCCACCTGACAAGCGCAGTCATGAAAAAGATAAACCACTTAGCGATAGCAGT AATGGAAGCGGTGAAGTATCAGAGTCAGCAAGTACCAGTAGCATTGGTAGCAACAGTTCACACAGTAAAGCTCCTGGTGCTCAACTTCATAATTCGAATTCCAATACTGCTGTAAATACTTCGAATCAACATAAGTTAAGCATACTGTACAATCCTAGTTCACTCCTCCAGGTT GGCGAAATTCGTAAACAAATGGTTGCTATAGATAGCGATCCCTTATTAACAAAAGCTGAGAAGGCTCAGCAAAAACAAAGTTTGTACATTGCTTATAGTTTAAATGGAACCTTGGGCAGTCATTCGTTAGCAACTACCGTATCACCACTTTCAAGTTCATTTTATCCAAATGATACCGTTGAATCTGTAGTAG GGAATGCATTAGACGAGTTGCATTTAGATGATCCTTTAAATTTAGTTGAATCAATTCATAGGGATACTAATTCACCAATTAGCAATTCAATATCAGCAGGCCTAGCAAGTTCTGGATTATTGGGGAGCTCGGCTCCAGTTAATATTCCTGGAATGGCTGATCGTTCGTTTCCTACCAATTTTTCACCGTCTACATCCAGCCCACTTCAGCAATTACATTCAGCAAGTTTTCTTACTGGGTCCAGGTTTTCTCATCAAGATTCTATGGAATCG ACTATGCCATTTATGAATCAAGTATCAGATCCATTTAGCAATCATATCTCACAACTTAGCAGTTCAGCTTCTAAACTTAGTGGATTTAATAGTAGCTTATTTGATTTTACGAATCAAGGAATGTCTCCATCTCGTACACAACCTCTCCCAGCATCTCCGTTGGTCAATGCATTTTCCATCAGTCCTAGTAATACAGGATCTTTGTCCGAG GTACAAAGGCTTAGAGAAGAATTAACATCGAGCCGCGCTCAATTAGCAACATGGGAGGAACGAATTAACCAAGCTAGAGCAGCTTGCGCCGCCTGGCAATTAGAAACCGAGGAAGCTACAAGTAGAGCAAGAATCGCTGAACAGCAGAGAGATGAA GCcctattgaaagtgaaagcttTGACGGCAGAGAACGAAGCATCCAGCGGTGGTGGCCCTTACCTTCATACATTGAGAAGAACAAGTGAACTTAGAACATTGTCGATAGCTGCGTTAAAGACGATTCAATCGCAACTCCGTTCGGATCTCGAAGAGGTGGAAAAG GTGCTGTACAGAGAAACGGCAACAAAGTGCATGGTTTGTGAGGAACAAAATCGCACTGTTACCCTCTCACCCTGTAACCACTACGTGGTCTGCTCGACGTGCGCTCCAAATCAACGAGAGTGCCCGTACTGCCAGACTCCGGTTGTCTCCACAAGTTAG